One stretch of Callospermophilus lateralis isolate mCalLat2 chromosome 11, mCalLat2.hap1, whole genome shotgun sequence DNA includes these proteins:
- the Epx gene encoding eosinophil peroxidase, whose protein sequence is MRLLLGLAGVLATLILPHPGDGTVSATPRAVENSLLQDCIAEAKLLVDAAYNRTQKSIKQRLRSGSASPMDLLSYFKQPIAATRTVVRAADYMHVALGLLEEKLQPWTSRPFNVTDVLTEHQLHLLSRATGCAPQDQAEKCSNKYRTITGRCNNKKRPWLGASNQALARWLPAEYEDRLSLPFGWTPGKKRNGFLLPLVRAVSNQIVRFPNERLASDRGRALMFMQWGQFIDHDLDFSPESPARVSFTAGVDCEKTCAQLPPCFPIKIPPNDPRIKNQRDCIPFFRSAPSCPQNRNKVRNQINALTSFVDASMVYGSEVSLALRLRNRTNYLGLLAVNQRFQDNGRALLPFDNLHDDPCLLTNRSARIPCFLAGDTRSSETPKLASMHTLFVREHNRLATELRRLNPRWSGDKLYNEARKIVGAMVQIITYRDFLPLVLGKARARRTLGSYRGYCSNVDPRVANVFTLAFRFGHTMLQPFMFRLDSQYRASAPNSRVPLSSAFFASWRIVHEGGIDPILRGLMATPAKLNRQDSMLVDELRDRLFRQVRRIGLDLAALNMQRSRDHGLPGYNAWRRFCGLSQPRNLAQLGRVLKNHDLARKFLNLYGTPDNIDIWIGAIAEPLLPGARVGPLLACLFENQFRRARDGDRFWWQKWGVFTKRQRRALSRISLSRIICDNTGITTVSRDIFRANIYPRGFVSCRQIPKLNLSAWRGK, encoded by the exons ATGCGGCTGCTCCTGGGCCTGGCTGGGGTCCTAGCCACACTCATCCTCCCTCACCCCGGTGACGGCACTGTCTCAG CCACCCCCAGGGCGGTGGAGAACTCGCTCCTTCAGGACTGCATAGCAGAGGCCAAGTTGCTGGTGGATGCTGCCTACAATCGGACCCAGAAGAG CATCAAGCAGCGCCTTCGCAGCGGCTCTGCCAGCCCCATGGACCTCCTGTCCTACTTCAAGCAACCCATAGCAGCCACCAGGACAGTTGTTCGGGCAGCTGATTATATGCATGTGGCCTTAggactactggaagagaagttacaaCCCTGGACATCCAGACCCTTCAATGTCACTG ATGTGCTAACAGAACATCAGCTGCACCTGCTGTCCCGGGCCACTGGCTGTGCTCCTCAGGACCAGGCCGAGAAGTGCAGCAATAAGTACCGCACCATCACTGGGAGATGTAACAACAA GAAGAGACCCTGGCTGGGGGCCTCCAACCAGGCCCTGGCCCGCTGGCTGCCGGCTGAGTATGAGGACAGACTGTCGCTCCCTTTCGGCTGGACCCCTGGCAAGAAGCGCAATGGTTTCCTCCTCCCTCTT GTCCGGGCTGTCTCCAACCAGATTGTGCGCTTCCCCAATGAGAGGCTGGCCTCTGACCGGGGCCGGGCCCTCATGTTCATGCAGTGGGGCCAGTTCATTGATCATGACCTGGACTTCTCCCCTGAGTCTCCAGCCAGAGTATCCTTCACTGCAGGCGTTGACTGTGAGAAGACCTGTGCCCAGCTGCCCCCATGCTTTCCCATCAAG ATCCCACCCAATGATCCCCGCATCAAGAACCAGCGTGACTGCATCCCCTTCTTCCGCTCGGCACCCTCCTGCCCCCAAAACAGGAACAAAGTTCGCAACCAGATCAATGCGCTCACCTCCTTTGTGGACGCCAGCATGGTGTATGGCAGCGAGGTCTCCCTGGCCCTTCGGCTCCGCAACCGGACCAACTACCTAGGGCTGCTGGCGGTCAACCAGCGCTTCCAAGACAATGGCAGGGCCCTGCTGCCCTTCGACAACCTGCACGACGACCCCTGTCTCCTTACCAACCGCTCCGCGCGCATCCCTTGCTTCCTGGCAG GTGATACTCGATCAAGTGAAACCCCCAAACTGGCGTCCATGCACACCCTCTTTGTGCGAGAGCACAACCGGCTGGCCACTGAACTGAGACGCCTCAATCCTCGCTGGAGTGGAGACAAGCTGTATAATGAGGCTCGGAAGATCGTGGGGGCCATGGTCCAG ATCATCACCTACAGGGATTTTCTGCCCTTAGTTCTGGGAAAGGCCCGGGCCAGAAGAACCCTGGGGTCTTACAGAGGGTATTGCTCCAACGTGGACCCACGTGTGGCCAATGTCTTCACCTTGGCCTTCCGCTTTGGCCACACCATGCTGCAGCCCTTCATGTTCCGCTTGGACAGCCAATACCGGGCCTCAGCACCCAACTCCCGTGTTCCTCTAAGCTCCGCATTCTTTGCCAGCTGGAGAATTGTGCATGAGG GTGGCATTGACCCCATTCTCCGAGGCCTCATGGCTACTCCAGCAAAGCTGAACCGTCAAGATTCTATGCTGGTGGATGAGCTCCGGGACCGACTGTTTAGGCAAGTAAGAAGGATTGGGCTGGACCTGGCGGCTCTCAACATGCAACGCAGCCGAGACCACGGCCTTCCAG GGTACAATGCTTGGAGGCGCTTCTGTGGGCTCTCCCAGCCCCGGAACCTGGCACAGCTAGgccgggtgctgaaaaaccatgattTGGCAAGGAAGTTTCTAAATTTGTATGGGACGCCTGACAACATTGACATCTGGATCGGGGCCATTGCAGAGCCTCTTTTGCCGGGGGCCCGAGTGGGGCCTCTTCTGGCTTGTCTTTTTGAGAACCAGTTCAGAAGAGCCCGAGATGGAGACAG GTTCTGGTGGCAGAAATGGGGtgttttcaccaagagacagcgcAGGGCCCTGAGCCGGATTTCCTTATCTCGAATTATATGTGACAACACTGGTATCACCACCGTTTCAAGGGACATCTTCAGGGCCAACATCTACCCCAGGGGCTTTGTGAGCTGCAGACAAATCCCCAAGTTGAACCTCTCAGCCTGGCGAGGCAAATGA